In Nitrospira sp., a single genomic region encodes these proteins:
- the asnB gene encoding asparagine synthase (glutamine-hydrolyzing) — protein sequence MCGIVGVVHAEPGFADQPLVKRMCALITRRGPDDDGFYFGDRVGLGMRRLAIIDVHSGKQPIHNEDRTVWVVFNGEIYNYRELREQLEKQGHRLATSSDTECLVHLYEEYGEGFLDHLRGMFAFAIWDDRHKKLLLGRDRLGIKPLYYSKHKEALYFGSELKCLLPIENFRRQINLRALSDYLTLKYVPGPHTIYEDIHEIPPGHVGIWNSGIFNLRRYWQLKPGTESEKSIEYYAEGLLHHLEEAVRLHLVSEVPLGAFLSGGIDSSAIVALMARAGQGKVKTFTIGFEDGQAGTDERPFARAVAGRYGTDHSEYLYEDPQAQIEEMLPAIIQSFDEPFADSSVIPNYMISMAARKYVTVALSGTGGDELFAGYERYRGALAAEQYRRIPKALRRDVFDRLIHRLPEISAAGPWIDRVKRFVEGADLPLPQRYQRYLAAFDEREKTELFSQEVLESLKASENYSTPIAMERITACGDLLDWMLLADMETYLPDDELRKTDRLSMWHSLEVRVPFLDHKVVEFAAAIPSKYKLKGWEKKHILIKSLTGLLPNSILNRRKQGFSIPLSQWLRGPLRDLVRNHLDPSSIRASGLFNARAVDKLIDEHERSLRNHETRIWTLLVLMAWRQEYMNPT from the coding sequence ATGTGTGGCATCGTTGGAGTCGTTCATGCAGAGCCGGGATTTGCCGACCAACCGCTGGTGAAGCGGATGTGTGCCCTCATTACCAGGCGAGGTCCTGATGACGATGGATTCTATTTCGGCGACCGCGTGGGCCTGGGCATGCGAAGGCTGGCAATTATCGATGTGCATTCCGGAAAGCAGCCTATCCATAATGAAGATCGGACGGTATGGGTGGTTTTCAACGGGGAGATCTACAACTACCGGGAGCTTAGAGAACAGCTTGAGAAACAGGGACATCGCCTTGCCACGTCTTCCGATACTGAATGTCTGGTCCATCTCTACGAGGAATACGGGGAAGGCTTTCTTGATCACCTACGGGGTATGTTCGCCTTCGCGATTTGGGATGATCGCCACAAGAAGCTTCTCCTTGGACGAGACCGACTCGGGATCAAGCCGCTATACTACTCGAAACACAAGGAGGCTCTTTACTTTGGTAGTGAACTGAAGTGTCTTCTTCCCATCGAGAACTTTCGACGACAGATCAATCTCCGCGCGCTCTCTGATTACCTCACCCTTAAGTATGTACCTGGCCCGCATACGATCTACGAAGATATTCATGAAATTCCCCCCGGCCATGTCGGTATCTGGAATAGCGGGATATTCAATCTTCGCCGGTACTGGCAGCTAAAGCCAGGCACTGAAAGCGAGAAGTCGATCGAGTATTATGCAGAAGGTCTCCTTCATCATCTCGAAGAAGCGGTACGACTGCACCTCGTGAGTGAAGTTCCGCTTGGGGCATTCTTAAGCGGAGGTATCGACTCCAGCGCCATCGTCGCTCTGATGGCGAGAGCAGGGCAGGGAAAAGTAAAGACCTTCACGATCGGTTTCGAGGATGGACAGGCCGGCACGGATGAGAGGCCCTTCGCACGAGCGGTGGCGGGCCGGTACGGAACAGATCACTCCGAATACCTCTATGAAGATCCTCAAGCCCAGATCGAGGAAATGCTTCCCGCGATCATTCAGTCCTTCGACGAGCCGTTCGCAGACTCTTCGGTGATCCCGAATTACATGATCTCAATGGCGGCCAGGAAGTACGTCACCGTTGCTCTGTCCGGGACTGGCGGCGATGAGCTTTTTGCCGGATACGAACGTTATCGTGGGGCCTTGGCTGCGGAACAGTATCGAAGAATACCTAAGGCGCTGCGTCGGGATGTTTTTGATAGGCTGATTCATCGACTACCGGAAATCTCAGCCGCCGGTCCATGGATTGATCGTGTCAAGCGGTTCGTTGAAGGGGCTGATCTTCCATTGCCGCAGCGGTATCAGCGCTATCTCGCTGCCTTCGATGAACGAGAGAAAACAGAGTTGTTCAGCCAGGAAGTGTTAGAGTCGCTCAAGGCCTCGGAAAATTACTCCACCCCAATTGCGATGGAACGGATCACAGCCTGTGGAGATCTGCTTGATTGGATGTTGCTTGCGGACATGGAGACTTACCTTCCCGATGACGAACTGCGTAAGACAGACCGCCTGAGCATGTGGCATTCGCTCGAAGTGCGGGTTCCTTTTCTCGATCACAAGGTAGTTGAGTTTGCGGCCGCGATTCCCTCGAAATACAAATTGAAAGGCTGGGAGAAAAAACATATTCTGATCAAATCGCTGACAGGTCTTCTCCCGAATTCAATTCTCAACCGACGGAAACAAGGGTTTTCAATTCCCCTCAGTCAATGGCTGCGTGGGCCATTGCGAGACCTGGTCAGGAATCACTTGGATCCGTCGAGTATAAGAGCAAGCGGATTGTTCAATGCAAGGGCTGTCGACAAGCTGATCGATGAACACGAACGATCCTTGCGCAACCATGAAACCAGGATCTGGACTCTGCTCGTGCTTATGGCCTGGCGACAGGAGTACATGAATCCTACATAA
- a CDS encoding glycosyltransferase family 4 protein, with amino-acid sequence MVRKENGMIRVCHVAVADLWAGAEVQLKVLLSKLRRRRDLSLAVILFNEGRLEKEINGLGIPVKVFPEHLWGPPRIFRELVHEFRRSNTQLVHTHKYKDTILAATAAKLAGVRTVMRTVHGLTEPFVGLNALKMCLYESLERRVHRHCVDVLIPVSETIEGYIKKQKDGGRVVCIRNGIDLRAVPTQEERRLMRAELGIDNGTRLIGAVGRLTPVKGLKYLLRAAKLFLGSDPNCKVLIVGDGNIRKELEEEARVLGISQRVVFLGHREDCQQLMSALDIFVLPSLSEGIPMALLEAMSASRAIVASRVGGVPEVIEDGVHGFLVEPKDVDALATKCVQLVRSPELVRTMGEAARKQVEREFSAEDMAHQVSLLYRELVAAESDE; translated from the coding sequence ATGGTTCGTAAGGAAAACGGCATGATCAGAGTCTGCCATGTGGCGGTCGCGGATTTATGGGCCGGAGCAGAGGTGCAGCTCAAGGTCCTACTATCCAAGCTGCGGCGCAGACGAGATCTGAGTCTTGCCGTGATCCTTTTCAATGAGGGCAGACTAGAAAAGGAAATCAACGGTCTCGGTATCCCTGTGAAGGTATTCCCCGAGCATCTGTGGGGACCGCCGAGAATCTTTCGCGAACTGGTCCATGAATTCAGACGATCAAATACCCAGCTCGTGCATACGCACAAGTACAAAGACACGATTCTGGCAGCCACTGCCGCGAAGTTAGCCGGTGTTCGCACTGTCATGCGAACGGTGCATGGTCTCACCGAACCGTTTGTCGGGCTGAATGCCTTAAAGATGTGTCTCTATGAATCCCTTGAACGGCGTGTCCACCGCCATTGCGTCGATGTCCTCATTCCCGTCTCAGAAACAATTGAAGGATACATCAAGAAGCAGAAAGATGGTGGGAGGGTCGTGTGCATTCGAAATGGGATAGACCTCAGGGCTGTGCCAACGCAGGAGGAGAGGCGGCTTATGCGCGCCGAACTCGGCATAGACAATGGAACTAGGCTGATCGGGGCGGTCGGTCGGCTCACGCCTGTAAAAGGATTGAAGTATCTGTTGCGAGCAGCGAAACTGTTCTTGGGCTCGGACCCGAATTGCAAAGTGCTCATCGTGGGAGACGGAAATATTCGCAAGGAACTTGAGGAGGAAGCCCGGGTGTTGGGAATTTCTCAGCGCGTAGTGTTTCTCGGACATCGGGAGGACTGTCAGCAATTGATGTCAGCTCTGGACATCTTTGTGCTTCCATCACTGAGCGAGGGGATTCCTATGGCGCTTCTCGAAGCGATGTCGGCCTCTCGCGCCATCGTGGCCAGCCGCGTCGGAGGAGTTCCTGAAGTCATTGAGGATGGAGTCCACGGTTTCCTGGTCGAGCCGAAGGACGTGGATGCTCTCGCGACAAAATGCGTGCAGCTGGTTAGATCCCCTGAATTAGTCAGGACGATGGGCGAGGCTGCGAGAAAGCAGGTTGAACGTGAGTTCTCAGCGGAGGATATGGCTCATCAGGTTTCACTGCTCTATAGAGAACTTGTCGCAGCGGAGAGCGACGAATGA
- a CDS encoding glycosyltransferase family 2 protein: MNTFIGVPLLLILIPLTLLIAYQWILALCSCFYRAPVAPVCAEQARFLVMVPAHDEEAGIASTLESLQGLDYPRDRYRVLVIADRCHDGTAVVARNMTADCFERCEGQPGKGAALAWGIQQARSAQMAFDAIVIVDADTLVDRELLSAFNVQFQAGYHVQQGYNYISNPWVSPFTRIIAVTGVLRNGRYYAGKTVLGLPGMLTGTGMCLGTGILGRQGWTAFSVGEDWEFSVELLLSGAHIYFNPSAKTFAKESHNLKQASQQRLRWAGGRYAVMGEKVLAMIRKGILTRSFSLIDSAATLVAPNYSTQASLAILCLAGSWIISDSPAWNFILYWTMGVFTAIAGYFLMGVISTDAPIRALNGLLLVPLFLPWRLVIELMGLLGYGRRQWGRMSRVSTSSQNLNR; the protein is encoded by the coding sequence ATGAATACGTTCATTGGAGTACCCCTCCTTCTGATTCTAATCCCGCTCACGTTGTTGATCGCGTATCAGTGGATTCTGGCATTGTGCTCGTGCTTCTATCGTGCTCCCGTGGCTCCAGTCTGCGCAGAGCAGGCCCGGTTTCTTGTCATGGTCCCGGCACATGACGAAGAGGCGGGGATAGCAAGCACCTTGGAGAGTCTGCAGGGCCTCGACTATCCTCGCGATAGGTACAGGGTCCTCGTGATCGCGGACCGGTGTCATGACGGAACAGCCGTCGTCGCCAGGAACATGACGGCGGATTGTTTTGAACGATGTGAAGGGCAACCGGGGAAGGGAGCTGCTCTGGCCTGGGGCATTCAACAGGCAAGAAGCGCACAGATGGCATTCGATGCCATCGTGATAGTCGATGCAGACACGCTTGTCGATCGTGAGCTGCTTTCCGCGTTCAATGTGCAATTCCAGGCTGGTTACCATGTCCAACAAGGTTATAATTACATTTCCAATCCATGGGTGAGCCCCTTTACGAGAATCATAGCCGTGACTGGTGTGCTGCGGAACGGCCGATACTATGCGGGTAAAACGGTGCTTGGCCTTCCGGGGATGTTGACGGGAACCGGCATGTGCCTCGGTACGGGGATATTAGGTCGTCAGGGATGGACCGCTTTCTCGGTCGGTGAAGATTGGGAATTCTCGGTAGAGCTTCTGCTGAGCGGAGCGCACATCTATTTTAATCCGTCCGCGAAGACATTCGCGAAGGAGTCGCATAATCTCAAACAGGCCTCTCAGCAGCGCCTGAGATGGGCCGGCGGTCGCTATGCCGTGATGGGTGAAAAAGTGTTGGCGATGATCAGAAAGGGGATACTGACAAGGTCCTTTTCTTTAATTGATTCGGCTGCGACACTCGTCGCGCCGAACTATTCTACCCAAGCGTCTCTGGCGATTCTGTGTCTCGCTGGCAGTTGGATCATTTCAGATAGCCCGGCTTGGAACTTCATACTCTATTGGACCATGGGGGTGTTTACTGCAATTGCCGGATACTTTCTTATGGGAGTGATTTCTACGGATGCTCCGATACGGGCATTGAACGGATTGCTGCTTGTTCCTCTGTTCTTGCCGTGGCGTCTTGTCATCGAGTTGATGGGATTACTTGGGTATGGTCGGCGGCAATGGGGGCGAATGTCCCGGGTGTCAACGTCATCGCAGAATCTGAATCGCTGA
- a CDS encoding glycosyltransferase family 39 protein, which produces MRQALDGIKNQKLLAIILVVSFAVRIVSWMVVPHPDLSTNASLAYLGGADKLVNGKGFADPEYPVFTPPIYAVVIAGFLLTLGIDQVPVVILQIVLDTCTVFLLYRIAQEIFGWKAGILASAMWGLYPFAIYATLYIGTETLFAFFLSAFILSAIRAMQSQKWAAFAWTGVLLGLATLTRGATQFLPLLFPLLWFIGRPAAKRWLLDCAVLIAGFSLVILPWGIRNMVVLDDFIPVARAGGVFLWGSSEKLWTIDERVHELPRLYSRMAERGLAAPPSGSSFKEKDKYLFRIAMQNHQDMLAGDPVGFSIFMLKKLSRVWFATESGANHRIVLGTNAPLYCLAIIGAGVAWTLRVRWSLLPLLVICYFVILHSLTFPLFRYTLPIIPLVMMFGAVGLVYLLDHAAGPLRGRLGQAEP; this is translated from the coding sequence GTGAGACAGGCACTCGACGGGATAAAGAATCAAAAGCTCCTGGCAATCATTCTGGTCGTCTCGTTTGCCGTCAGAATCGTCTCGTGGATGGTCGTTCCTCATCCTGACCTTTCAACCAATGCCAGCCTGGCCTACCTAGGGGGGGCTGACAAACTTGTGAATGGAAAAGGTTTTGCGGATCCGGAGTATCCTGTTTTCACGCCTCCCATTTACGCGGTCGTAATCGCCGGATTTCTGCTCACCCTGGGTATCGATCAAGTTCCTGTCGTTATCCTGCAGATTGTTCTCGACACCTGTACGGTGTTCCTCCTTTATCGAATCGCCCAAGAAATCTTCGGTTGGAAGGCAGGAATCCTTGCCAGCGCAATGTGGGGACTATACCCGTTCGCAATTTATGCCACCCTCTATATCGGAACGGAAACCTTGTTTGCCTTCTTCTTGTCCGCATTCATCCTATCAGCGATTCGGGCGATGCAGAGTCAGAAATGGGCCGCATTTGCTTGGACCGGTGTCCTGCTCGGCCTCGCGACCCTCACGAGAGGTGCGACGCAGTTTCTGCCTTTGTTATTTCCATTGTTGTGGTTTATTGGACGGCCGGCTGCCAAACGATGGCTGCTGGACTGTGCAGTTCTCATTGCTGGGTTCTCACTTGTGATTCTGCCTTGGGGAATTCGAAATATGGTGGTATTGGATGACTTTATCCCGGTCGCCAGAGCCGGCGGTGTTTTCCTCTGGGGGTCTTCCGAGAAGCTGTGGACGATAGACGAAAGAGTTCATGAGTTGCCAAGGCTGTATTCAAGAATGGCGGAGAGAGGTCTGGCTGCTCCTCCAAGCGGGAGCAGCTTCAAGGAGAAGGACAAGTATTTGTTCAGGATCGCAATGCAGAACCATCAGGATATGCTAGCGGGAGATCCGGTCGGTTTCAGCATTTTTATGCTTAAGAAACTGAGCCGAGTCTGGTTCGCGACAGAATCAGGGGCCAATCACAGGATTGTTCTTGGCACAAATGCTCCATTATATTGCTTGGCGATTATCGGAGCTGGGGTTGCATGGACCCTTCGTGTGAGATGGTCGCTCCTACCTCTCCTTGTTATCTGTTATTTCGTCATTTTACATTCGCTTACCTTCCCTCTGTTCCGCTACACACTTCCGATAATTCCTCTAGTGATGATGTTTGGTGCAGTCGGATTGGTCTATTTGCTCGATCACGCTGCAGGCCCTCTCCGAGGTAGACTAGGTCAAGCTGAACCTTGA
- a CDS encoding choice-of-anchor D domain-containing protein translates to MTSATPPSSSPPIPPLVPPMIRINPMSVSFTATQGGSAPSSQTLSISNTGGGTLTWSASDSAAWLALSPASGTGNGALTLTASTGNLTAGSYSGSVTVSATGATPVTIPVAFTVTPAPVPPAVGLSPTSLSFTAQQGSGNPAAQTVTISNTGGGTLTWSASDSAAWLALSPASGTGNGALTLTASTGNLTAGSYSGSVTVSATGATPVTIPVAFTVTPAPVPPAVGLSPTSLSFTAQQGSGNPAAQTVTISNTGGGTLTWSASDSAAWLALSPASGTGNGALTLTASTGNLTAGSYSGSVTVSATGATPVTIPVAFTVTPAPVPPAVGLSPTSLSFTAQQGSGNPAAQTVTISNTGGGTLTWSASDSAAWLALSPASGTGNGALTLTASTGNLTAGSYSGSVTVSATGATPVTIPVAFTVTPAPVPPAVGLSPTSLSFTAQQGSGNPAAQTVTISNTGGGTLTWSASDSAAWLALSPASGTGNGALTLTASTGNLTAGSYSGSVTVSATGATPVTIPVAFTVTPAPVPPAVGLSPTSLSFTAQQGSGNPAAQTVTISNTGGGTLTWSASDSAAWLALSPASGTGNGALTLTASTGNLTAGSYSGSVTVSATGATPVTIPVAFTVTAPPPQPTISFSPSSLGFTGTAGSFNPASKTIVVTNSGTGTLTWTATDNANWLTLSQSGSSLIASVTTAGLAAGNYSGVITITASGATNTPRTVPVTLTLTAPPPTTTGTATLTWQPNTEPDLAGYKVYRATSSGGYGAPIATLQGNTTQYVSSGLQQGTTYFFVVTAYDTAGNESVFSAEVSKSIY, encoded by the coding sequence GTGACGTCTGCCACTCCTCCCTCATCTTCACCTCCAATACCCCCCCTGGTCCCTCCCATGATACGAATCAATCCAATGAGCGTCTCCTTTACGGCCACACAGGGCGGCTCGGCACCTTCATCGCAAACACTCAGCATCAGCAACACCGGCGGCGGCACCCTCACCTGGTCGGCCAGCGACAGCGCCGCCTGGTTGGCCCTCAGCCCTGCCTCCGGCACCGGTAACGGCGCCCTCACCCTGACCGCCTCCACCGGCAACCTCACCGCCGGCAGCTACAGTGGTAGCGTCACCGTCAGTGCCACCGGCGCCACCCCCGTCACCATCCCCGTCGCCTTTACCGTGACGCCGGCCCCCGTGCCCCCGGCCGTCGGCTTGAGCCCAACCAGTCTGTCGTTTACCGCGCAACAAGGCAGCGGCAACCCCGCCGCCCAAACCGTCACGATCAGCAACACCGGCGGCGGCACCCTCACCTGGTCGGCCAGCGACAGCGCCGCCTGGTTGGCCCTCAGCCCTGCCTCCGGCACCGGTAACGGCGCCCTCACCCTGACCGCCTCCACCGGCAACCTCACCGCCGGCAGCTACAGTGGTAGCGTCACCGTCAGTGCCACCGGCGCCACCCCCGTCACCATCCCCGTCGCCTTTACCGTGACGCCGGCCCCCGTGCCCCCGGCCGTCGGCTTGAGCCCAACCAGTCTGTCGTTTACCGCGCAACAAGGCAGCGGCAACCCCGCCGCCCAAACCGTCACGATCAGCAACACCGGCGGCGGCACCCTCACCTGGTCGGCCAGCGACAGCGCCGCCTGGTTGGCCCTCAGCCCTGCCTCCGGCACCGGTAACGGCGCCCTCACCCTGACCGCCTCCACCGGCAACCTCACCGCCGGCAGCTACAGTGGTAGCGTCACCGTCAGTGCCACCGGCGCCACCCCCGTCACCATCCCCGTCGCCTTTACCGTGACGCCGGCCCCCGTGCCCCCGGCCGTCGGCTTGAGCCCAACCAGTCTGTCGTTTACCGCGCAACAAGGCAGCGGCAACCCCGCCGCCCAAACCGTCACGATCAGCAACACCGGCGGCGGCACCCTCACCTGGTCGGCCAGCGACAGCGCCGCCTGGTTGGCCCTCAGCCCTGCCTCCGGCACCGGTAACGGCGCCCTCACCCTGACCGCCTCCACCGGCAACCTCACCGCCGGCAGCTACAGTGGTAGCGTCACCGTCAGTGCCACCGGCGCCACCCCCGTCACCATCCCCGTCGCCTTTACCGTGACGCCGGCCCCCGTGCCCCCGGCCGTCGGCTTGAGCCCAACCAGTCTGTCGTTTACCGCGCAACAAGGCAGCGGCAACCCCGCCGCCCAAACCGTCACGATCAGCAACACCGGCGGCGGCACCCTCACCTGGTCGGCCAGCGACAGCGCCGCCTGGTTGGCCCTCAGCCCTGCCTCCGGCACCGGTAACGGCGCCCTCACCCTGACCGCCTCCACCGGCAACCTCACCGCCGGCAGCTACAGTGGTAGCGTCACCGTCAGTGCCACCGGCGCCACCCCCGTCACCATCCCCGTCGCCTTTACCGTGACGCCGGCCCCCGTGCCCCCGGCCGTCGGCTTGAGCCCAACCAGTCTGTCGTTTACCGCGCAACAAGGCAGCGGCAACCCCGCCGCCCAAACCGTCACGATCAGCAACACCGGCGGCGGCACCCTCACCTGGTCGGCCAGCGACAGCGCCGCCTGGTTGGCCCTCAGCCCTGCCTCCGGCACCGGTAACGGCGCCCTCACCCTGACCGCCTCCACCGGCAACCTCACCGCCGGCAGCTACAGTGGTAGCGTCACCGTCAGTGCCACCGGCGCCACCCCCGTCACCATCCCCGTCGCCTTTACCGTGACAGCTCCACCTCCGCAGCCTACGATCAGCTTTAGTCCTTCGAGTCTAGGATTCACCGGAACCGCCGGCAGTTTCAATCCGGCATCCAAGACGATCGTAGTGACAAACAGTGGAACAGGTACGCTGACATGGACCGCCACAGACAACGCCAACTGGCTGACGCTGTCACAATCGGGCAGTTCGTTGATAGCCTCAGTGACTACAGCAGGCCTGGCAGCGGGAAATTACAGTGGAGTGATCACAATCACCGCATCCGGCGCGACCAACACACCACGGACCGTGCCGGTTACACTTACGCTTACTGCCCCGCCACCGACGACCACCGGAACCGCCACGTTGACTTGGCAACCGAATACTGAACCGGATCTTGCCGGATACAAGGTCTATCGGGCCACCTCCTCTGGTGGATATGGCGCACCGATCGCGACACTACAGGGAAATACTACGCAGTATGTGTCGAGTGGTCTGCAACAAGGGACGACTTACTTCTTCGTCGTCACTGCTTACGACACAGCGGGTAATGAAAGCGTTTTCTCAGCCGAGGTCAGCAAGAGCATCTATTAA
- a CDS encoding Gfo/Idh/MocA family oxidoreductase, whose translation MNIGEEQSSIRSLRIALIGAGRHAQHHVRAILRCSGADLVAVADPSDAAQAAMKQVAPRAKQYNSPEDLLSAERPDVIHICTPPASHALLALAALKAGCHVYVEKPFTERVEDAELVLKEAHARNLLVCAGHQLLYESPTRVLKQYLPSIGSVVHVESYFSFRTTRHAPGGGRVLRADHQMLDIIPHPVYLLLNVLEQAAEGRTELVSLEFNDVGTVHALLRRGGVTGTLVVTLEGRPVESYLRVVGKNGALFADYVRSTTQRHIGPGSSGIDKLLAPYRQAWQLLSSTTSAMARRVLNSQRNYPGLVELFSTFYSSIRTNSSAPLSAESLLDTVGICQQVADVLKAAEAKALTAAAPRSVDYRGVLVTGGTGLLGREIVRALISRGRGVRVVARREPSPWERIAGVEYVTRDIAAGADASLFKGIDTVIHAAAETAGGWDEHQRNSLDATIHMVRGTAASGIAHFIHVSSLAVLAQAKGRPIGDHHPLEPDSKGSGPYVWGKLESERRAVDLGTELGLSVKVIRPGALVDYDEFDPPGRLGKRLGNCFVAVGSPHDRLGIVDVRFAGRFLAWMTDTWDSVPSPLNLLDPVLPTKRELLDHLRKNNPDLTVLWLPTVLLVPLSWCVTLLQKMLRPGQPPINVAKVFRVLPYDTSAVTLLAKYDDNPAHKSLGS comes from the coding sequence ATGAACATCGGCGAGGAACAGTCATCCATCCGTTCGCTAAGGATCGCCCTCATCGGTGCTGGCCGACACGCTCAGCACCATGTTCGTGCGATTCTCAGATGCTCCGGCGCGGATCTTGTTGCTGTGGCGGATCCCTCCGATGCGGCTCAGGCAGCCATGAAGCAGGTCGCGCCCAGGGCCAAACAGTACAACAGTCCTGAAGACCTTCTTTCAGCTGAACGCCCCGATGTCATCCACATCTGTACGCCCCCGGCTTCCCATGCCTTGTTGGCCTTAGCGGCATTGAAAGCTGGATGCCACGTCTACGTTGAAAAGCCCTTTACCGAACGAGTGGAAGACGCGGAGCTTGTCCTGAAGGAAGCTCACGCCAGGAATCTGCTGGTCTGTGCCGGTCACCAGTTGCTCTACGAGTCGCCAACCAGGGTGCTGAAGCAATATCTGCCGTCGATCGGCTCCGTGGTTCATGTAGAGAGTTATTTCTCCTTCCGTACGACCCGACATGCGCCTGGCGGGGGAAGGGTGCTCCGGGCCGATCATCAAATGCTTGATATCATTCCCCATCCGGTCTACCTCCTGCTGAATGTTCTAGAACAAGCAGCGGAAGGGCGCACCGAGCTTGTATCGCTGGAGTTCAACGACGTAGGAACAGTCCATGCGCTCCTGCGTCGTGGAGGCGTTACCGGAACGTTGGTCGTGACGCTCGAGGGTCGTCCTGTGGAAAGTTATCTGCGGGTGGTCGGGAAGAACGGAGCGCTTTTCGCCGATTATGTTCGAAGCACGACTCAGCGGCACATTGGACCTGGTTCATCCGGCATCGACAAATTATTGGCACCTTACCGGCAGGCGTGGCAGCTGCTGTCGAGCACGACATCGGCGATGGCGCGCCGCGTTCTCAACAGCCAGCGCAATTACCCCGGTCTAGTGGAACTCTTCTCGACTTTTTACAGTTCTATTCGCACCAATAGCTCTGCTCCGCTCTCTGCAGAAAGCCTGCTGGATACCGTGGGGATTTGCCAACAAGTTGCCGATGTTCTGAAGGCCGCCGAGGCCAAGGCTCTGACAGCCGCTGCGCCGAGATCGGTGGATTATCGGGGCGTGCTCGTCACGGGGGGAACAGGTCTGCTGGGGAGAGAAATTGTCCGAGCACTGATCTCACGCGGTCGTGGCGTGCGCGTCGTGGCTCGCCGCGAGCCGTCCCCATGGGAGCGCATCGCCGGGGTGGAATATGTCACGAGGGATATTGCCGCCGGGGCTGATGCATCTCTATTCAAGGGCATCGATACAGTCATCCATGCGGCAGCCGAGACCGCAGGCGGATGGGACGAGCACCAACGTAACTCACTCGATGCCACGATTCACATGGTCAGGGGGACGGCGGCCTCCGGCATCGCGCATTTCATCCATGTGAGCAGCCTCGCCGTGCTGGCTCAAGCGAAGGGGAGACCAATCGGTGACCACCATCCGTTAGAGCCCGATAGCAAGGGATCGGGGCCATATGTATGGGGGAAACTGGAATCGGAACGGCGCGCGGTTGATTTGGGGACTGAACTCGGTCTGTCGGTCAAAGTCATACGTCCGGGGGCGCTGGTGGACTATGACGAGTTCGATCCTCCCGGTCGTCTCGGGAAAAGGCTGGGGAATTGTTTTGTGGCTGTCGGCTCACCACATGACAGGCTTGGAATTGTCGACGTGAGGTTTGCCGGCCGGTTCCTAGCCTGGATGACTGATACTTGGGACAGCGTACCGAGTCCTTTGAATCTGCTTGATCCGGTGCTGCCGACCAAGCGCGAACTTCTGGATCATCTGCGAAAGAATAATCCCGATCTCACAGTCCTCTGGCTCCCGACCGTCCTATTGGTGCCGCTTTCCTGGTGTGTCACACTGCTGCAAAAGATGCTTCGTCCGGGCCAGCCCCCGATCAACGTGGCCAAGGTCTTCAGGGTGCTGCCGTATGACACTTCAGCGGTCACCTTGTTGGCAAAGTACGACGATAATCCCGCGCACAAATCGCTCGGTTCTTAA